The Phaeocystidibacter marisrubri genomic interval GGGTGTGAGTTGATCCGCGTTCAAATTGATGGAAGTGGCATTTGAACGAGCTTGAATCACATCTGTAATGGTGCTCTTCTCGAAATCAGCAGCACCTTGAACGGTGGCAACTAAGTTGGGAATGAGATCGGCTCTACGCTGGTAGGCACTCTGTACATTTCCCCATTGAGCATCTACCTTTTCGTCGAGTGTAACCAACGAGTTATAGGTATTGAAATAGGTGAATACTGCAATGATGCCTAAGCCAGCAAATACCACCACTAGAATGAGGAATAATTTCTTTGCCATGATTTACAGCTGATGTTTTAGTTTGACTAGTTTCTCACGTATCGTCATCAAACGGCCTACCACTTCGGCTTCTTGTGCCACATCGTCACGGTTCTCCCGTAGTTTCTTGCGTGCGCCTTCTATGGTGAAGCCTCTTTCTTTCACCAGGTGATAGAGCAAATGAATCTGCTCGATGTCCTTTGGTGTGTAAGATCTATTTCCCTTAGTGTTCTTCTTAGGTTGAAGTTTTGGGAACTCCTTTTCCCAGTATCTGAGCAGGGAAGCGTTCACTCCAAAAATATCGGCTACTTCTCCAATGGTGTAGTAGCGTTTGGTGAGTTCAGGTAATTTTAAGTGCATGAATCGAAGTTAAGGTAGAATCATCCCGTATCAAAGAGCTGACGTGGCTTTCGCGCTTTGGATAATCGAAAATAATGGAAATGTCAGAGATTAGAATGACATTTTGACTTCATCCTTGCGACTGAAAGTATATTTTTGCGGCATGATTCGCGACAAAAAAGTGGTAATTGTACTTCCAGCTTATAATGCCGGGAAGACTTTGGAGAAAACCTACAATGAGATTCCATTCGACATTGTAGACGATGTAGTGTTGGTTGATGACAAGAGTTCGGATGACACCGTGGAAGTGGGGAAGAGGCTTGGCATTAAGCACATTATCTCTCACGAGCAGAACAAGGGATATGGCGGAAATCAGAAGTCTTGCTACAACAAGGCTTTGGAGATTGGTGGCGATATTGTCGTTATGCT includes:
- a CDS encoding MerR family transcriptional regulator encodes the protein MHLKLPELTKRYYTIGEVADIFGVNASLLRYWEKEFPKLQPKKNTKGNRSYTPKDIEQIHLLYHLVKERGFTIEGARKKLRENRDDVAQEAEVVGRLMTIREKLVKLKHQL